The Carassius gibelio isolate Cgi1373 ecotype wild population from Czech Republic chromosome B22, carGib1.2-hapl.c, whole genome shotgun sequence genome window below encodes:
- the si:ch211-246m6.4 gene encoding transcription factor 15 yields the protein MGSQHLHHGLPTTISLSLHAMKSTVGEYEHPAHDTQSLPSDPDELDSGSESSEKSTGAGSPMQGHREAGRRRGCHRLSGVSKQRQAANARERDRTHSVNTAFTALRTLIPTEPADRKLSKIETLRLASSYISHLANVLLLGEDCMDGQPCLKYHSILQSNTNLKTPPVRPICTFCLSNQRKMLRDGEKHTTA from the exons ATGGGCAGCCAGCATCTACACCATGGACTACCCACAACTATCAGTCTATCTCTGCACGCCATGAAGTCCACCGTAGGGGAGTACGAGCATCCTGCACACGATACCCAGAGCTTGCCCTCCGACCCTGATGAGCTGGACAGTGGCAGCGAAAGCTCGGAGAAATCCACCGGCGCAGGAAGTCCCATGCAGGGCCACAGGGAGGCTGGGAGACGCAGAGGGTGTCATAGACTTTCAGGGGTGAGCAAACAACGTCAGGCAGCCAATGCTCGGGAGCGAGACCGCACACATAGCGTCAACACTGCCTTCACGGCTCTGCGTACCCTCATCCCTACAGAGCCAGCCGACAGGAAGTTGTCAAAAATCGAGACTCTGCGATTGGCATCGAGCTACATTTCACACTTGGCCAACGTGCTTCTGCTAGGGGAGGACTGCATGGACGGGCAGCCGTGTCTGAAATATCACAGCATCTTACAAAGCAACACCAACCTCAAAACTCCACCGGTTCGACCCATCTGCACCTTTTGCTTGAGTAACCAGAGGAAAATG CTTAGAGATGGGGAAAAGCACACAACTGCGTGA
- the bzw1a gene encoding eIF5-mimic protein 2-A, translated as MNNQKQQKPTLTGQRFKTRKRDEKERFDPTQFQESIVQGLNQTGTDLEAVAKFLDASGAKLDYRRYAETLFDILVAGGMLAPGGTLSDDLTRTEYCLFTASEDLETMQAYAQVFNKLIRRYKYLEKGFEEEIKKLLLFLKGFTESERNKLAMLTGILLANGNISASILSSLFNENLVKEGVSAAFAVKLFKSWISEKDINSVAASLRKVGMDNRLMELFPANKRSCEHFSKYFTDAGLKELSDFARNQQSIGARKELQKELQEQMSRGETLKDIIAYVREEMKKTSISEQTMIGIVWTSVMSSVEWNKKEELVTEQAIKLLKQYSPLLKAFTSQGLSELTLLLKIQEYCYDNIHFMKAFQKIVVLLYKADVLSEEVILKWYTEAHMAKGKSVFLEQMKKFVEWLKNAEEESESEEEEGD; from the exons ATGAATAATCAAAAGCAGCAAAAGCCAACGCTTACCGGCCAGCGTTTTAAAACTAGGAAAAGAG ATGAAAAGGAGAGATTTGACCCTACTCAGTTTCAAGAAAGTATTGTTCAAGGCTTGAACCAAACTGGCACAGATTTGGAAGCGGTCGCGAAGTTCCTCGATGCCTCTGGCGCCAAGCTCGACTACCGCCGGTATGCTGAGACACTCTTCGACATCCTGGTGGCTGGAGGGATGCTGG caCCAGGGGGGACTCTATCTGATGACCTGACCCGTACGGAGTACTGCCTCTTCACGGCAAGTGAAGATTTGGAGACCATGCAGGCTTACGCTCAG GTTTTTAACAAGCTGATCAGGCGTTACAAGTACCTGGAGAAAGGGTTTGAAGAGGAGATCAAGAAG ctgctgCTGTTTTTAAAAGGGTTCACAGAGTCCGAGAGGAATAAATTGGCCATGCTTACCGGGATCCTGCTGGCCAATGGCAATATATCAGCTTCCATCCTGAGCAGCCTCTTTAATGAGAACTTGGTCAAGGAAG GGGTGTCTGCCGCCTTCGCTGTGAAACTGTTCAAATCTTGGATCAGCGAAAAAGACATCAACTCCGTTGCTGCTAGCTTGCGTAAAGTTGGCATGGACAACAGGCTGATG GAGCTGTTCCCTGCCAACAAGCGCAGCTGCGAACACTTCTCAAAATATTTCACCGACGCTGGGCTGAAAGAGCTCTCGGACTTCGCTCGCAACCAGCAGTCCATTGGGGCGCGCAAAGAACTTCAGAAAGAACTGCAAGAGCAGATGTCTCGCGGCGAGACCCTCAAAGAT ATCATTGCCTATGTTCGTGAAGAGATGAAGAAAACGAGCATCTCGGAGCAGACGATGATCGGCATCGTGTGGACCAGCGTCATGAGCTCCGTCGAGTGGAATAAAAAGGAGGAGCTCGTCACAGAGCAAGCCATCAAACTCTTGAAG CAATACAGCCCACTGCTGAAGGCCTTCACCTCCCAGGGCCTGTCTGAGCTCACCCTCCTGCTGAAGATCCAGGAGTACTGCTACGACAACATCCACTTCATGAAGGCCTTCCAGAAGATTGTGGTGCTCCTTTACAAAG CTGATGTTCTGAGCGAGGAGGTCATTTTGAAGTGGTACACAGAAGCCCACATGGCCAAAGGAAAGAGCGTCTTCCTCGAGCAGATGAAGAAGTTTGTAGAGTGGCTGAAGAACGCTGAGGAGG AGTCTGAatctgaggaagaggagggagACTAA